In Sphingobacterium zeae, one genomic interval encodes:
- a CDS encoding PAS domain S-box protein, whose translation MNAKLSPGNESDRIRVLHEYEILNTATEEEFDRITKIASLVCGTPISLISFVDKDKQWFKSRVGLDTEETKREVSFCQYTLYEDQLMEVEDAEKDERFKSNELVTLEPNIRFYAGLPLIDPNGYALGALCVIDRVPRQLDQYQKEILRLLRDEVVTLIVNRKEKEKYKESEQTLKAFFENSQGLMCTHDLNGNFMTVNDAGARILGYTKEEIQSRSLFDIVPPEGHQNLQDYLYAIVQREIIKGEMRTITRSGETRVWMFNNILQNSTNKVPYVIGNAVDITEQHFLEKKLKHAQATLMRTGRVARIGGWEYTPTDGKIVWSEITREIHEVPDAYEPNLTTALNFYKEGESRDKISLAIEHALTTGEPWDLELEIVTFTGHGLWIRALGNADFENGQCVRLFGTFQDIDKRKRIEAESSHSKKMLTEVLDATSAVAIIATDKNGVITLFNTGAENLLGYSSEEVIGRLGLAHFHLKEELVLRAKEMEVELGYAVDENGIFSDIADLHGAEQREWTYCRKDGSRLHVALAVTHIRDINEDVIGYLAIATDISRIVYQREELEKAKIVAEQASVAKTQFLTNMSHELRTPLNGIVGFTDLLLGTALEDTQREYLTIVDQSANILLGIVTDILDFSKIEAGKLELDVEQTDLYELVIQLTNFLNIQLKAKRLEFYLNIAPNVPKYIWVDALRIKQVLMNLLSNATKFTEKGTIELSISVVSEGPDQAVLCFSVKDTGIGIKKEKLEKIFEAFSQEDNSMTKRYGGTGLGLTISNKLLHMMDSELKVESIFEVGSRFFFNLQVPAIWETDDWEGLGKIKDVLVVAEEESERNALARMLSLKNINVTQAKTGFEVVQMLKGGRYFDAILIDNQLPIMSGIETIQHIRDRQYDNNFEQHIIPVFSADERDIVQLSQPLAISCWLVKPVTQQALYAALVKKFIV comes from the coding sequence ATGAATGCTAAATTATCTCCAGGAAATGAATCAGATCGGATACGTGTTTTGCACGAATACGAAATTCTAAATACAGCAACAGAAGAAGAGTTCGACCGCATCACTAAAATTGCATCGTTAGTATGTGGTACGCCTATTTCTCTAATTTCATTTGTTGATAAAGATAAGCAGTGGTTTAAATCGCGCGTAGGCTTAGATACTGAAGAAACAAAAAGAGAAGTTTCGTTTTGCCAGTACACACTTTACGAAGATCAGTTAATGGAGGTGGAAGATGCCGAAAAAGACGAGCGTTTCAAATCCAATGAATTGGTCACTTTAGAACCAAATATTCGTTTTTACGCAGGCTTACCACTAATTGATCCCAATGGGTATGCATTAGGCGCACTCTGTGTTATCGATCGTGTTCCTAGGCAGCTCGATCAATATCAAAAGGAAATTTTAAGACTTCTGCGAGATGAAGTCGTCACACTTATCGTCAATAGAAAAGAAAAAGAGAAGTATAAGGAAAGTGAACAGACGCTGAAAGCATTTTTCGAAAACTCTCAAGGACTGATGTGTACACACGATCTGAATGGTAATTTCATGACTGTGAATGATGCGGGGGCCAGAATTCTGGGCTATACAAAAGAGGAGATTCAGTCACGATCACTTTTTGATATTGTTCCCCCGGAGGGACATCAAAATTTACAAGATTACCTATACGCAATTGTACAACGAGAAATCATCAAAGGGGAAATGCGTACCATCACACGTTCGGGCGAGACGCGTGTTTGGATGTTTAATAATATTCTACAAAACAGTACAAACAAAGTCCCGTATGTGATTGGAAATGCCGTGGATATTACTGAGCAGCATTTTCTGGAAAAGAAACTTAAACATGCACAGGCAACTTTGATGCGCACTGGAAGGGTAGCCAGGATTGGTGGTTGGGAATATACACCTACTGACGGGAAGATTGTATGGTCGGAAATTACCAGAGAAATTCATGAAGTACCTGACGCGTATGAACCGAACTTAACAACTGCACTGAACTTTTATAAAGAAGGGGAATCTAGGGATAAAATAAGCCTTGCAATTGAACATGCACTCACCACAGGAGAGCCTTGGGATTTGGAACTCGAAATTGTCACATTCACGGGGCATGGCCTTTGGATACGTGCGTTGGGAAATGCTGATTTTGAAAATGGGCAATGTGTTCGTTTATTTGGTACTTTTCAAGATATTGACAAACGTAAACGCATAGAAGCAGAATCTTCGCATTCCAAAAAAATGCTTACAGAAGTGTTGGATGCTACCTCCGCAGTCGCCATTATAGCAACTGATAAAAATGGCGTAATTACATTATTTAATACCGGTGCCGAAAACCTTTTGGGATACAGCAGTGAGGAAGTCATTGGTAGATTAGGCCTAGCACATTTTCATTTAAAAGAGGAACTCGTTTTGCGGGCTAAAGAAATGGAGGTAGAATTGGGGTACGCAGTGGATGAAAATGGTATTTTTTCGGATATTGCTGACTTACATGGCGCAGAACAACGAGAGTGGACCTATTGTCGAAAAGATGGAAGTAGATTACATGTTGCGTTAGCAGTTACTCATATACGGGATATAAACGAAGATGTCATTGGTTACCTTGCTATCGCAACAGATATCAGTAGAATTGTCTATCAGCGTGAGGAGCTTGAAAAGGCTAAAATAGTGGCAGAGCAGGCAAGTGTAGCAAAAACGCAATTTTTGACGAACATGAGCCATGAACTTCGCACGCCTCTAAACGGAATTGTTGGCTTTACCGATTTATTGCTCGGAACCGCACTTGAGGATACGCAAAGGGAGTACCTCACTATCGTGGATCAATCTGCCAATATATTGCTGGGAATTGTTACTGATATCCTCGACTTTTCTAAAATTGAAGCAGGCAAATTGGAACTGGATGTCGAACAGACCGATCTTTATGAATTAGTTATTCAATTGACAAACTTTCTTAATATACAGCTCAAAGCCAAAAGACTGGAGTTTTATTTGAATATCGCACCCAATGTGCCAAAATACATCTGGGTTGATGCACTGCGCATCAAGCAAGTATTGATGAACTTGCTGAGTAACGCGACTAAATTTACGGAGAAGGGCACTATTGAACTCAGCATCTCAGTCGTATCAGAAGGTCCTGACCAAGCTGTGTTGTGTTTCAGCGTAAAAGATACAGGTATAGGTATCAAAAAAGAAAAATTAGAAAAGATATTTGAAGCTTTTTCACAAGAAGATAACTCGATGACTAAACGGTATGGAGGGACTGGTTTGGGACTGACCATATCGAATAAATTGCTTCATATGATGGACAGTGAATTGAAAGTGGAAAGCATTTTCGAGGTAGGAAGCCGATTCTTCTTCAATCTCCAAGTACCTGCTATTTGGGAAACAGATGATTGGGAAGGATTGGGGAAAATAAAGGACGTGCTCGTTGTTGCTGAAGAAGAGTCCGAACGAAATGCTTTGGCTCGGATGCTGTCTTTGAAAAATATTAATGTGACCCAGGCAAAAACTGGATTTGAAGTAGTACAAATGTTGAAAGGGGGACGCTATTTTGATGCTATTTTGATTGATAACCAATTGCCCATAATGAGTGGTATTGAAACTATACAACATATTCGTGACAGACAATACGATAACAATTTTGAACAGCATATTATTCCTGTTTTTAGTGCTGACGAGCGCGACATAGTGCAGCTTTCTCAGCCTCTTGCCATAAGTTGTTGGTTAGTCAAACCTGTTACGCAGCAAGCCCTTTATGCAGCGTTAGTAAAAAAGTTTATTGTCTAG
- a CDS encoding fatty acid desaturase, whose amino-acid sequence MPFLDHVLQVPTYGWKDADGNLVKPTKREIVKEFFKRLNIFKDKRNWLPFFSWLKVACLIPFFILFLVYHFSWWTVLAAFLYSMIVMGTHGTIWHHRFATHGAFKFRNGFWRFVTQNLTINVIPEEIYVISHHVHHAKSDKPGDPYNAQAGFLYCFLADVNHQPIAKDLTENSYNRVKLLMRHTGVTANSYAQYKKWGSYVNPSHAVWSWILNWAFWYAIFYLIGGHALACTLFGAAGFWAVGVRTFNYEGHAKGEDKQREGVDFNEKDKSINQLWPGIVAGEWHNNHHLYPKSARSGFKPYQIDLAWCYIKIMHKLGAVSSYRDDKKRFDEQYRLPYLQSKE is encoded by the coding sequence ATGCCCTTTTTAGACCACGTTCTGCAAGTTCCTACCTACGGATGGAAAGACGCCGATGGAAACCTCGTAAAGCCAACCAAAAGAGAAATAGTCAAAGAATTCTTCAAACGTCTCAATATTTTTAAGGATAAACGAAATTGGCTGCCCTTTTTTAGCTGGTTAAAGGTAGCCTGCCTAATTCCCTTTTTTATACTCTTTTTGGTATATCACTTCAGTTGGTGGACAGTATTGGCAGCCTTCCTCTATAGTATGATTGTTATGGGAACCCATGGCACGATATGGCATCATCGATTTGCCACACATGGTGCATTTAAATTCCGTAACGGTTTCTGGCGCTTCGTCACACAAAATCTGACCATCAATGTCATTCCCGAAGAAATTTATGTGATTTCGCATCATGTGCATCATGCCAAATCGGATAAACCCGGTGATCCTTACAATGCGCAAGCGGGTTTTCTATACTGTTTCTTAGCCGATGTAAATCATCAGCCTATTGCTAAGGACCTGACGGAAAATTCATATAACCGGGTAAAATTACTTATGCGACACACAGGTGTTACAGCCAATAGCTATGCACAATATAAAAAGTGGGGATCATATGTCAATCCCTCGCACGCGGTTTGGTCGTGGATCCTTAATTGGGCCTTTTGGTATGCCATATTCTATCTGATTGGTGGTCATGCCCTTGCTTGCACACTCTTTGGCGCAGCAGGCTTCTGGGCTGTCGGCGTCCGAACCTTCAACTATGAAGGTCATGCAAAAGGCGAAGACAAACAACGGGAAGGCGTCGATTTTAATGAGAAGGATAAATCCATAAATCAATTATGGCCTGGCATTGTAGCAGGTGAATGGCACAATAACCATCATTTATACCCCAAGAGTGCACGTAGTGGTTTCAAACCATACCAAATTGACCTTGCGTGGTGTTATATCAAAATAATGCATAAGCTAGGAGCAGTTAGTAGCTATAGGGATGACAAGAAAAGATTTGATGAGCAATACCGACTCCCCTACTTACAATCAAAAGAATAA
- a CDS encoding diacylglycerol/lipid kinase family protein, which yields MKEHGKNIRLVHNPTAGDDTNGDKDELCQLIENLGHNCTVVAKQHAVKKIDPQTDIIALAGGDGTIRTAVLALLEKKLKFKRPIAILPQGTANNIAISLGIPLDCEKAIGLWNDCKLKKFDVGMILGLAEKPLHFIESIGFGVFPLLMEKMDKKSLDEDLSAEEEIKIALQQLRELVQTFPAKTLKIKVGESHFETACILAEVMNIPSMGPRLILSSNADPGDGQFDIIIVTEKQRQELIDYIDGLLNGSNVALKIKPIRASQLTMEWEGKKIHIDDECRSYSGQQIKISLLENLIEIVAGESKL from the coding sequence ATGAAAGAACATGGCAAAAACATAAGATTAGTACATAACCCTACCGCTGGGGATGATACGAATGGGGACAAAGATGAACTATGTCAATTGATTGAAAATCTTGGACACAATTGTACAGTAGTCGCAAAACAGCATGCTGTCAAGAAGATCGATCCGCAGACTGATATTATTGCCTTGGCCGGCGGTGATGGCACGATCAGAACTGCAGTTTTAGCGCTATTGGAAAAAAAACTAAAATTTAAAAGACCAATCGCCATACTGCCACAAGGAACTGCAAACAATATTGCTATCTCTCTTGGCATTCCTCTTGACTGTGAAAAAGCCATTGGTCTTTGGAACGACTGTAAACTTAAAAAATTCGATGTAGGAATGATTTTGGGATTAGCAGAAAAGCCACTCCATTTTATAGAATCTATCGGTTTCGGCGTATTCCCTTTATTGATGGAAAAAATGGACAAAAAGAGTTTAGATGAAGATCTTAGTGCAGAAGAAGAAATAAAAATTGCACTCCAGCAATTACGCGAACTGGTCCAAACGTTTCCGGCCAAAACACTGAAAATAAAGGTAGGAGAAAGTCACTTTGAAACAGCATGTATTCTCGCCGAAGTTATGAATATTCCAAGCATGGGGCCTCGACTAATCTTATCTTCCAATGCTGATCCGGGCGACGGACAATTCGACATCATCATTGTAACTGAAAAGCAACGGCAGGAACTTATAGACTATATTGACGGGCTATTGAATGGATCCAATGTAGCATTGAAAATAAAACCCATCCGAGCTAGTCAGTTGACCATGGAATGGGAAGGCAAAAAAATACACATCGATGATGAATGCAGGAGTTACAGCGGCCAGCAAATAAAAATTTCCTTGCTTGAAAACCTTATTGAAATTGTTGCTGGCGAAAGTAAGCTATAG
- a CDS encoding VOC family protein, with product MNLLLDYDNFFIPVDDLDKAKIFYRDQLGLETKFDFPAKGMTAFKVGDNEPAIILSSAQQAKPSIWFTVADVKATYESLKQKGIVFLSEPFDIMTGLAVEFNDPFGNKLGITDYSKSNKI from the coding sequence ATGAACCTATTATTGGATTACGATAATTTCTTTATACCGGTCGATGACCTGGATAAAGCCAAGATATTTTATCGAGACCAACTTGGACTCGAAACTAAATTTGACTTTCCGGCAAAAGGGATGACTGCGTTTAAAGTGGGCGACAATGAACCAGCGATCATACTGAGTTCGGCACAACAGGCAAAACCAAGTATTTGGTTTACCGTTGCAGATGTTAAGGCAACCTATGAATCTTTAAAGCAAAAGGGGATCGTATTTTTAAGCGAGCCATTTGATATCATGACAGGTCTAGCCGTGGAATTTAATGATCCTTTCGGAAATAAGCTTGGAATAACCGATTATTCCAAATCAAATAAAATTTGA
- the surE gene encoding 5'/3'-nucleotidase SurE, with protein sequence MNILITNDDGIYSPGIAALARIAKQFGTVKIVAPDVEQSSMGHAITHSRPLSYRRAPITFEDIEAFRVNGTPADCVALGLHMFPDTQVVLSGINMGPNLGNSMWHSGTLAAAKQATLLGITGIALSTPVGKTEPDFDGLSEWTRDVLKILIENKEPFENKEPALYNVNFPAQPQGIAWTRQSVRLYDGRVVAGEDPMGRENYWITVIPLEPADKGTDRWAVEHNLVSITPLRLDLTAHDELAERVKHEQS encoded by the coding sequence ATGAATATACTTATTACTAACGACGATGGCATTTATTCGCCTGGTATCGCAGCACTGGCAAGAATAGCGAAACAGTTTGGCACGGTAAAAATTGTGGCACCCGATGTGGAACAGTCTTCAATGGGACATGCGATTACGCATTCCCGGCCGCTAAGTTACCGGCGTGCCCCTATTACTTTCGAAGATATTGAAGCTTTTAGGGTCAATGGAACTCCGGCAGATTGCGTAGCATTGGGTTTACATATGTTTCCTGATACGCAGGTTGTACTTTCCGGTATCAATATGGGACCAAATCTTGGTAATTCCATGTGGCATTCGGGTACACTAGCTGCTGCAAAGCAGGCCACTCTTCTTGGCATTACGGGTATTGCGTTGAGCACCCCTGTCGGAAAGACTGAACCGGATTTTGATGGCTTATCTGAATGGACAAGGGATGTGCTAAAAATATTAATTGAAAATAAAGAACCCTTTGAAAACAAAGAACCCGCTCTGTACAATGTGAATTTCCCAGCCCAACCTCAGGGCATAGCATGGACAAGGCAATCAGTAAGGTTGTATGATGGTAGGGTTGTCGCTGGAGAAGATCCTATGGGAAGGGAAAACTATTGGATCACTGTCATACCTTTAGAACCTGCTGATAAAGGCACAGATCGCTGGGCAGTAGAACACAATTTAGTGTCCATTACACCTTTACGTCTTGATCTTACTGCGCATGATGAACTTGCGGAAAGAGTGAAACACGAGCAAAGTTAA
- a CDS encoding aldo/keto reductase, whose protein sequence is MEKDMNATENLMQKERFRPVDKAGLGGVALGNGFQHHTDYECLKTVEAAWKAGIRLFDTSPWYGLGISERRMGLFLKDQPRESFTLSTKVGRLMLPQEDFNMDQLLWKGKLNFGYRYDYTASGVRRSLEDSLQRLGLSSIDMVFIHDLSPDNGDMKDSYAYYFEQAANGAMPELTRMREEGLIKGWGLGVNTVEPILQTLDVADPDVFLSACQYSLIKHEEGLNEVFPKVAERGVSIVVGAPLCAGFLAGKDRYLYDGNFPAGVKEKLNALHQVAKNHNVDLRTAALQFSAAPEEVSGVIPGAHTAEQAVENANSFNAKIPTDFWSELKHEKLIEQNCPVPNM, encoded by the coding sequence ATGGAAAAAGATATGAATGCAACAGAAAATTTAATGCAGAAGGAAAGATTTCGTCCAGTTGATAAGGCAGGATTGGGAGGCGTAGCTTTAGGTAATGGATTTCAGCACCATACTGATTATGAATGTTTGAAGACAGTAGAAGCGGCGTGGAAGGCTGGAATACGACTCTTTGACACTTCCCCATGGTACGGTTTAGGTATAAGCGAACGTCGAATGGGCTTATTTTTAAAAGATCAACCTAGGGAAAGTTTCACTTTGTCAACAAAAGTGGGTAGACTCATGTTACCTCAAGAGGATTTTAACATGGACCAGTTGCTGTGGAAGGGGAAATTAAATTTTGGGTACCGTTATGATTATACTGCATCAGGTGTAAGAAGGAGCTTAGAAGACAGTTTACAACGCTTAGGACTGTCTTCGATAGATATGGTATTTATTCATGACCTTTCACCAGACAATGGAGATATGAAAGACAGCTATGCTTATTATTTTGAGCAAGCTGCTAACGGTGCGATGCCTGAATTGACTAGGATGAGAGAAGAAGGGCTTATTAAAGGCTGGGGGCTGGGAGTTAATACCGTAGAACCGATTTTACAGACATTGGACGTTGCAGACCCAGATGTTTTTCTTTCAGCCTGTCAGTATTCGCTGATAAAACACGAGGAAGGGCTGAATGAAGTTTTTCCTAAAGTCGCTGAAAGAGGTGTTTCAATTGTTGTGGGAGCGCCATTATGTGCTGGATTTTTAGCTGGGAAAGACCGTTATCTCTACGATGGAAATTTCCCTGCGGGTGTAAAGGAAAAACTAAATGCATTGCATCAGGTCGCAAAAAATCACAACGTCGATCTTCGCACAGCAGCATTGCAATTTTCGGCCGCTCCTGAAGAAGTATCTGGGGTGATACCGGGTGCACATACTGCTGAGCAGGCGGTAGAAAATGCAAATTCTTTTAACGCTAAGATCCCCACCGACTTTTGGAGCGAGCTAAAACATGAGAAACTTATTGAACAAAACTGTCCAGTACCAAACATGTGA
- a CDS encoding YidH family protein, translated as MSNNSIPQKVNDHLANERTFLAWIRTSLGIMGFGFVVVKFSLFIRQIELILKKDVVVGSQHEYSGVVGVSIVVIGALTVIVAFFKYRKTNKQIEEENFVQTSNSITIVAVLIFVIGLILSWYLIDGL; from the coding sequence ATGTCTAATAACAGTATACCGCAGAAGGTGAATGACCATCTTGCTAATGAACGGACTTTTCTCGCTTGGATACGAACCAGCTTAGGGATTATGGGTTTTGGATTTGTAGTCGTTAAATTTTCATTATTTATTCGTCAGATAGAGCTCATTTTAAAGAAAGATGTCGTTGTCGGCTCCCAGCATGAATATTCTGGCGTTGTGGGCGTTTCTATTGTGGTTATTGGTGCATTGACGGTTATCGTTGCTTTCTTTAAATACCGTAAGACAAATAAGCAAATCGAGGAGGAGAACTTCGTTCAAACTTCGAATAGTATCACAATTGTAGCCGTATTGATTTTTGTCATCGGTCTTATTCTGAGTTGGTATCTTATTGACGGTCTTTAG
- a CDS encoding ROK family protein produces MSLINLSRRVALGIDIGGTNTKFGVVNHRGEVLEKGSIKTDDYETVEEFIDALYEKALPLIGNFGGKDSFDGIGVGAPDANYYTGTIDHAPNLPWKGVIHFSDLMTTKFSIPCTITNDANAAAYGEMLFGAARGMKDFIMITLGTGVGSGIVAGGKLIYGHDGFAGELGHTIVKPGGRKHWSTGSEGSLEAYASATGITITAKKMRAEFPESMLNQYPEDAINSKTVHECALKGDAIAIEVFRYTGQKLGEALANFVMFSSPEAILLFGGVIKAGDFILKPAKLHMERNLFPLFRNKVKLVFSELEEADAAILGASALVWEK; encoded by the coding sequence ATGTCGTTAATAAATTTATCAAGACGCGTGGCGTTGGGAATAGATATTGGGGGGACCAATACGAAGTTTGGCGTGGTCAATCATCGCGGTGAGGTGCTTGAAAAGGGAAGCATAAAAACAGATGATTATGAGACTGTAGAAGAGTTTATTGATGCGCTGTATGAAAAAGCACTTCCTTTAATTGGAAATTTTGGTGGCAAAGACAGTTTCGATGGAATTGGAGTTGGCGCCCCAGATGCAAATTATTATACTGGAACAATAGATCATGCGCCCAATCTTCCGTGGAAAGGCGTCATTCATTTCAGCGATTTAATGACTACCAAGTTTAGTATTCCTTGTACCATCACTAACGATGCCAATGCGGCGGCTTATGGTGAGATGCTTTTTGGTGCAGCTCGAGGAATGAAAGATTTTATTATGATCACCTTGGGGACGGGTGTCGGAAGCGGTATTGTGGCTGGAGGAAAGCTTATTTATGGGCATGACGGATTTGCGGGGGAGTTAGGTCACACGATCGTGAAACCCGGGGGGAGAAAACATTGGAGCACAGGTTCTGAGGGGAGTTTAGAAGCTTATGCTTCTGCTACGGGAATAACCATTACGGCAAAGAAAATGCGGGCTGAGTTTCCCGAATCGATGTTAAATCAATATCCTGAAGATGCTATAAATTCCAAAACCGTCCATGAATGCGCGTTGAAGGGTGACGCAATAGCTATCGAAGTATTCCGATATACAGGGCAGAAGCTTGGTGAGGCCTTGGCTAATTTCGTTATGTTTTCATCTCCTGAAGCCATTCTTTTATTTGGCGGTGTCATTAAAGCCGGAGATTTTATATTGAAGCCGGCTAAATTGCATATGGAAAGAAATCTTTTTCCTTTGTTTAGGAATAAAGTGAAACTTGTCTTCAGTGAATTGGAAGAAGCCGATGCAGCAATTCTAGGGGCCAGTGCATTGGTTTGGGAAAAATAA
- a CDS encoding SDR family NAD(P)-dependent oxidoreductase, with the protein MQVFKDKTILVTGANRGIGKSLVSALLNHGATKIYATCRNLKSMPLLADDRIVPLQLDITDDEQIAQIANVALDTEILINNAGTLNPGNMLQGELLGMEHDLAVNYFGTIKMMRAFAPILVKNRPSTMINIVSITAYSPLPSIAGYAASKAALYSATLSVRIELAKDGVTVYAVNPGAIDTDMNKGSDWEMPDPDTTAVKILDYVSAGKLDIVPDDMGQGMYAAWREDPEKLSKMFSDLYYLEK; encoded by the coding sequence ATGCAAGTTTTTAAAGATAAAACCATCTTGGTTACAGGAGCCAATAGAGGAATAGGTAAATCACTGGTGAGTGCACTGCTTAATCATGGAGCAACAAAGATCTATGCCACCTGTAGAAATTTGAAATCGATGCCGTTACTCGCTGATGATCGAATAGTACCTTTACAACTAGACATTACGGACGATGAACAAATAGCGCAGATTGCAAATGTAGCTCTCGATACAGAAATTCTGATCAATAATGCCGGAACCTTAAATCCAGGGAACATGCTACAAGGTGAACTTTTGGGGATGGAACACGATTTAGCGGTGAATTATTTTGGGACAATAAAAATGATGCGTGCATTTGCCCCAATTCTTGTTAAGAATAGACCGTCTACTATGATCAATATCGTTTCCATTACGGCATATTCTCCGTTACCCTCAATTGCTGGCTATGCGGCCTCAAAAGCAGCGCTCTATTCGGCTACACTATCCGTCCGTATCGAATTGGCTAAAGATGGTGTAACCGTTTATGCCGTGAACCCTGGGGCTATTGATACTGATATGAACAAAGGAAGCGATTGGGAGATGCCAGATCCAGATACTACAGCGGTGAAAATATTGGACTATGTCTCCGCCGGAAAACTAGATATCGTTCCGGATGATATGGGGCAAGGTATGTATGCCGCATGGAGAGAAGATCCTGAGAAATTGTCAAAAATGTTTTCGGATCTTTATTACTTAGAAAAATAA
- a CDS encoding RNA polymerase sigma factor: MSPLHNLSEETLILLLKKKNQQAFSYLYDHYADALFGVVCRIVISTEHAEEVIQDVFVKIWRYIDVFDESKGRLYTWMINIARNTALDHRKSKAIINEQKNQPLSNIVNREEEQDQSQGGLHIKSDFIGFSTILDKLKPEWRILIEMAYYEGYTQQEIAEQLDVPLGTVKTRTRAAFIQLQQLLKEYR; the protein is encoded by the coding sequence TTGAGTCCATTACACAATCTTTCTGAAGAGACATTAATTCTTTTATTAAAAAAGAAGAATCAACAGGCTTTTAGTTATCTTTATGATCACTATGCCGATGCACTCTTTGGGGTGGTTTGTCGTATCGTTATATCAACTGAGCATGCAGAAGAAGTAATACAAGACGTCTTCGTCAAAATTTGGCGGTATATCGATGTCTTTGATGAGTCGAAAGGCCGTCTTTATACCTGGATGATTAACATCGCTCGTAATACCGCACTCGATCATCGAAAATCAAAAGCGATTATTAACGAGCAGAAAAACCAACCACTTTCAAATATCGTAAATAGGGAAGAAGAACAGGATCAAAGTCAGGGTGGGCTACATATAAAATCAGATTTTATTGGTTTTAGTACTATTTTAGATAAATTAAAGCCTGAATGGCGTATCTTGATTGAAATGGCTTACTATGAAGGTTATACACAACAAGAGATTGCTGAACAACTTGATGTTCCGCTTGGTACGGTAAAAACCCGTACCAGAGCAGCATTTATACAGTTACAACAACTACTAAAAGAGTATCGTTAA
- a CDS encoding anti-sigma factor, producing MDIKAYISSGIIESYVLGLASEEEVSILNCIRKNNIEVEQAIADAEVALEALADNQAIEMPMQLKQNIWNKLIAENLVPSDVEEVSEPEADALADPHEVVVMNADRKVFVKRSYTWAIAASVLLAASIGTNIFLYQLKQESVNKLNQTAILFDAQQDQLAILQDKWALVENPTIKTIPLKGVENKVDYRALVFWDQSSKTVYLSIDHLPPAPKGKQYQLWAMVDGKPVSAGVFPLDVKADIASKMLDIPNAQAFAITLEDEGGKDVPTLSALYVMGNI from the coding sequence TTGGACATTAAAGCATACATATCATCGGGGATTATTGAATCGTACGTTTTGGGGCTCGCATCCGAAGAGGAAGTCAGTATCTTAAACTGTATTCGAAAAAATAATATCGAAGTGGAGCAGGCCATTGCAGACGCAGAGGTAGCACTCGAAGCGCTGGCCGATAACCAAGCGATTGAAATGCCTATGCAGTTGAAACAAAATATCTGGAATAAGCTCATTGCAGAAAATCTAGTACCAAGCGATGTTGAGGAAGTTAGCGAACCAGAAGCAGATGCCTTGGCCGACCCTCATGAAGTGGTTGTTATGAATGCCGATAGGAAAGTATTTGTCAAACGATCTTACACTTGGGCCATTGCAGCAAGCGTATTGCTCGCTGCTAGTATTGGTACAAATATATTCTTATATCAACTTAAACAAGAGTCAGTCAATAAATTGAATCAGACAGCGATCTTATTTGATGCCCAACAAGACCAGCTTGCGATATTGCAAGATAAATGGGCACTTGTTGAAAATCCTACGATTAAGACAATCCCTCTTAAGGGAGTAGAGAATAAAGTGGATTATCGGGCCTTGGTATTTTGGGATCAGTCATCAAAGACAGTCTATCTGAGCATTGATCATCTCCCTCCGGCACCCAAAGGAAAGCAATATCAGTTGTGGGCAATGGTTGATGGTAAGCCCGTTAGTGCAGGAGTTTTCCCACTCGATGTAAAGGCAGATATCGCAAGTAAGATGCTGGACATTCCAAATGCCCAGGCTTTTGCTATTACACTGGAGGATGAAGGTGGAAAAGACGTGCCCACGCTCAGTGCTTTATATGTGATGGGTAATATCTAA